A genomic stretch from Dehalococcoidia bacterium includes:
- the purD gene encoding phosphoribosylamine--glycine ligase, which yields MRVLIVGGGAREHALTWKAASSHHSPELFIAPGNAGTAELGQNIDIDAEDIDGLLGFARAETVDLTIVGPEVPLAEGLVDRFVEHSLPIFGPTRAAARIESSKAFAKEVMSAAAVPTAKASVFTDYESAVVHISTLAPPYVVKADGLAAGKGVVMAHDQESAREAAHSMFVDRSFGAAGSTVLIEEWMQGQEISVFAFLDSEYVSEVAVACDYKRIFDNDLGPNTGGMGSYSPPPFWDSELEARVRSEIVEPVARQLSEMGCPFRGILYAGVMITDEGPRVFEFNCRMGDPEAQVVIPRLKSDLLDIALATVEGRLSQFKVEWATDSWVGVVMASDGYPGSYETGHEITGIPETSDDFIVFHAGTRIENEKTVTSGGRVLTAAARGTDISDARLRAYDLAGEIEFANSYYRTDIAASI from the coding sequence GTGAGAGTACTCATCGTGGGAGGCGGGGCGCGTGAGCATGCCTTGACCTGGAAGGCGGCCAGCAGCCATCACTCTCCTGAGCTGTTCATCGCTCCGGGAAATGCCGGCACTGCGGAGCTTGGGCAGAACATCGATATCGACGCCGAGGACATTGACGGCCTGCTGGGTTTTGCCCGAGCGGAAACTGTAGACCTCACCATTGTCGGTCCAGAAGTGCCGCTTGCTGAGGGTCTGGTTGACCGTTTCGTTGAGCACTCCCTGCCGATCTTTGGCCCGACGAGAGCGGCGGCCCGAATCGAGTCCAGCAAAGCCTTTGCCAAAGAAGTTATGAGTGCCGCAGCGGTACCCACGGCGAAAGCAAGTGTTTTCACAGACTACGAATCGGCCGTTGTTCACATCAGCACACTTGCGCCTCCATACGTCGTCAAGGCAGACGGACTGGCTGCCGGAAAGGGTGTGGTCATGGCCCACGATCAGGAGTCGGCTCGCGAAGCAGCACATTCCATGTTTGTCGACCGGTCATTTGGGGCGGCTGGCAGCACCGTGCTGATCGAGGAGTGGATGCAAGGCCAGGAGATCAGTGTCTTCGCATTCCTGGACAGCGAATACGTGTCAGAGGTCGCTGTCGCCTGTGACTACAAGCGCATCTTCGACAACGATCTCGGACCCAACACCGGGGGGATGGGCAGTTATAGTCCCCCACCCTTCTGGGACTCTGAGTTAGAAGCCAGGGTAAGGTCAGAGATCGTGGAGCCGGTGGCAAGGCAGTTGTCCGAAATGGGCTGTCCCTTCCGTGGCATCCTGTACGCCGGGGTCATGATCACTGACGAGGGTCCGAGAGTGTTCGAGTTCAACTGCCGTATGGGTGACCCTGAAGCGCAGGTTGTCATTCCAAGGCTGAAGTCCGATCTGTTAGACATTGCACTTGCAACGGTTGAAGGGCGTCTGTCACAGTTTAAGGTCGAATGGGCCACCGATTCCTGGGTTGGCGTCGTAATGGCGTCTGATGGATATCCAGGATCGTATGAGACCGGTCATGAGATAACTGGAATTCCGGAGACTTCGGACGACTTCATAGTGTTTCATGCAGGCACACGTATCGAAAATGAGAAGACCGTCACGTCAGGTGGTCGAGTGCTTACTGCAGCGGCACGAGGCACAGACATATCTGACGCCCGACTTCGGGCGTATGACCTGGCTGGCGAAATAGAGTTTGCAAACTCATACTATCGAACTGACATTGCTGCATCTATCTGA
- the purE gene encoding 5-(carboxyamino)imidazole ribonucleotide mutase produces the protein MALVGVLMGSSSDRPAMEPTVEVLNQLGVEHEVEVMSAHRTPDRVREYGITARERGIEVIIAGAGGSAGLPGVLASWTTLPIIGVPIPSSDLKGIDALYAIAQMPPGIPVACVAVGSWGARNAAFLAAQILGGKHENIQKAYDDYRESLRSR, from the coding sequence ATGGCGCTCGTAGGCGTTCTTATGGGAAGCAGTTCCGACCGGCCCGCAATGGAGCCGACAGTAGAAGTCCTGAACCAACTTGGTGTCGAGCATGAAGTCGAGGTGATGTCCGCCCATCGCACCCCGGACAGGGTACGAGAGTACGGGATCACGGCAAGGGAACGTGGCATTGAGGTAATTATAGCCGGAGCCGGCGGTTCCGCAGGCCTTCCAGGTGTCCTCGCTTCCTGGACTACACTGCCCATAATTGGAGTCCCGATACCCTCCAGCGATCTCAAGGGTATCGACGCGCTGTATGCGATCGCACAGATGCCTCCTGGCATCCCGGTGGCGTGTGTCGCCGTCGGATCGTGGGGTGCACGAAACGCCGCATTCCTGGCTGCACAGATACTGGGTGGGAAGCACGAAAACATCCAAAAGGCCTATGATGACTACCGAGAGTCACTCAGAAGCCGCTAA